A genome region from Candidatus Angelobacter sp. includes the following:
- a CDS encoding TonB family protein: MNAATPEPAVWSRGRVWSAVFLVIVTQLAVIFWSSERSTVATRQPGTTTAFSLVADAPAGTPLAELLDLDDPTLFALPHARGFSGGAWMKVPTFRHRSEDWTEPARFFALPVDELGTAFAEFVDTNVVSATVLSEKPAPRLSEVMASPTPLPARSAIRLADGLAGRAITSAPDVPVIRHTDILAATVVEVSVKPSGFVFSATVFSSSGSKMADQTALDLARAIRFKPIAKTDTVLSGAPVTLNWGKIVFQWLTSEMPATNNPVAGAAP; the protein is encoded by the coding sequence ATGAACGCGGCCACGCCAGAACCGGCGGTGTGGTCGCGCGGACGCGTATGGAGCGCGGTTTTCCTCGTCATCGTCACGCAGTTGGCCGTAATCTTTTGGTCGTCTGAACGGAGCACCGTGGCGACGCGCCAACCGGGAACAACCACTGCTTTCAGCCTTGTTGCGGACGCACCCGCCGGGACTCCGTTGGCCGAACTGCTCGACCTGGACGATCCAACCTTGTTTGCTCTGCCTCACGCACGCGGTTTTTCGGGCGGCGCATGGATGAAGGTGCCGACCTTTCGACATCGTTCAGAAGATTGGACGGAGCCGGCCCGTTTTTTCGCTTTGCCGGTGGACGAGTTGGGGACTGCCTTCGCCGAATTTGTCGATACCAACGTCGTCAGCGCGACTGTCCTCTCGGAAAAGCCGGCGCCGCGGCTCAGCGAAGTGATGGCGTCCCCGACGCCGTTGCCCGCCAGGTCCGCAATTCGGCTCGCAGACGGCCTCGCCGGACGCGCCATCACCAGTGCGCCGGATGTGCCGGTGATCCGGCACACCGACATTCTGGCGGCCACGGTAGTTGAGGTGAGCGTGAAACCGTCGGGCTTCGTGTTTTCGGCCACGGTTTTCAGCAGCAGCGGTTCTAAAATGGCGGATCAAACGGCCCTCGATCTGGCAAGGGCCATCCGCTTCAAACCAATCGCGAAAACTGACACGGTTTTATCCGGTGCTCCGGTCACGCTCAACTGGGGCAAAATAGTTTTCCAGTGGCTCACGTCGGAAATGCCAGCCACGAACAATCCGGTCGCCGGCGCCGCTCCATGA